A window of Pyrus communis chromosome 3, drPyrComm1.1, whole genome shotgun sequence genomic DNA:
ctgtTTTTGAGAGAGAGCGCGAGAGAGACGAAGTGTTTGCgaaaaatggaagaaagagGACCCTCCATAAGGTTAATACGATACACTTTGTACAACGAAGCGCAACGtttgatgaaaatttaaaaacacctccTCTTTAATATGAAATAACGAAACCTTTGCACGATGAAATAATGATTATTCATCGTGCAagttccaaaattaaaattaattcgCTCGCCCAAGTTTTCatttcaatttaaatttaaaactttttccGCGTTGAATATAGTAATTTCTTCGCGCAAAAAGGACTCGTTCGACGAAACAGTTAAAAGTTCGTCATGGAGGTTCCAAAATTTTAATACGCACCCAATTTTGGCGGCCAATCAGAATTAATAACAATTGCATGACGAATATATAAAGTTCATCCTATTAGTCACGCAAAATCGCTTTGCGAGACGAATTGTATTTATTCGTCGTGCAAGttctatttaattttttcatttatccCTCATGTTATTACAAATGTAAtaagttaaattttatttacgtaaaaaataaaatagaataagtagaatataaattgaATTTAATTCACAAGTTTACATTAATCCTTGTCAGAACTATCATCAATATTATCACTATTGTCGCTTTCATCATATTCGGTATCCCATTCCTTCTCGTCGGTTGGTACATCAAGATCATCATTCCGGCCCTCAAGTGCATTGTATCTTAGCAGATCACCAATGTCAATTGTAATTGACTCTATCGGTATTTCGATTTTAGCAACTCCAGCTACATGAAATAGTttttggataagatttgtaTCCCGAAGTGTTTCTACACCAGTTTCTGTTAAAGTTTCGAGTTATTGGCCAACAAAGTTGTTGTCATCGCCGTCATCAAGATCTCGTTCCGGAATATAACACCCCTTTATGATTAATCTTTTGAACAACTTTTCTTCCCCTCCCGGCCTTTGGGTCATCGATGTAGAGAATTTGTTTGGCCATTGTTGCCAAAATGTACATATCATCATTGTACCAACATCGGTTAGTGTTCAACGAGGAGTACATGAAGATGTTTTGGGCTGTCCATCCATAAGGACCGGCAATCTTGGACCGGACGGAGAATTGTCACCTGAGAAGCTAAACGCGAGCAGATGCGCTCTGGCTGATTATGGCAACCGTAGCAGTAACACCAGTGTATGTGCTTGAGTCCATCGTTGAAGAGAGCAAGATGACGACAAAGGAAGGGGGAGGGGATGGTGAATGGGGAATGATCCTGGCTTGTGTTGCGACTTTTATCCATTGTTATATTGTAGAACAATGTCATCGGGTGAAAGAAACAAGTCTAATATATAGTAAACTTTTAGCAAAATGTTAGCACTcgctaaaaaaaaaacatgaaccaatTTCTAAAAATTCATGTCTAAGatataaatattaaattaaatccaCTCCATCTCCGACTTTACAAACAACCCACACCATCCCCagtcatgatttttttttcatagaaaGAGAGAACTTAGAACCTTTGTGGAGAGCTAAAAAGGGGAACTTAAAACAACAATTTCACCAGCCACATTGCCTAGCTACTATAACGTCTTTGACGGCAGTGTGCTCGCAGACCAAAGCAGAACTGGAGATAACTCATACAACTCCGGAAGGGAGACGCAGGACAAGCTGCCCTCCGAAAACACTGCCAAAACAAAAATGTCCACAGTATGTAGAGGTTGAATGAAAGAATATACACttgggaaaagaaaaggaaacttGGCACTAAAATAATGGATTTGAGGCTAACCTTTTGATGTAGTAGTAACAGAAGTCTGCTAATATGAAAGTCTGGACAATTTCTGAAATAAGAACCATGGATGGCCATAACCCATAGCCCAAGGCTACAAGCAAGTGTCCGCGAGTATCTAATACCTGTTAGAGCAATAGATTAAGTTTTACTAGTGGCATGTTGCAGTGAGCTTATACCATTCAGCAAAAACCTAACAAATTGGAAAGTACGATTCTTCTAAGACTTTGATCAATTAAATGCTCATACACTTTTATATAACTAGAGCAAGTGTCAGAGCACAAAAGGATGGACAACAACTTCTAAAGGCTACTTATGACACGAAAAGGgtctcacttcatcattacaaaAAACTAAAGTAGGAAAAGTTGTTATATACTGCTAGCTTATGATCAATATGCCGACCAACGAGGTGCCTACATGggaattgattcaaaacacatCACAAACAGCGTTTAAGAATCAATCCACAAACTCATCTAGTGTCTTGCAAAATAACCATTTTTCCAAAATGccgcaaacaaaacaaactaatacaAATAAACCATGTATAAAGATCGAACCTGGAGAACCCAATGGGCACAGCTGAGGAACCTTGCGACACCCAGTGCAAACACATAATGAGCTGTGAATGGCTCAACAATctgaaattataaatataaaatacacCATTAGGTAAGCAAGCAGTCAAAGTTGTGAAACCATAAACATTCAAGTTTTTCATTCTATGAAATCTGACCTTTGTGTTTTGCATGACCCGCAACTGGGGCAGTACAGAAACAGCTTCCAGATACACACAAAATGCCCAGGAAATCCTGTTCAGCAAATGATGAGAAGTTGATGGATGAATAAACAAGGCTAAAAGAGCACATGGTACCACCTGCATAAAatcaaaaaagaaattagtaGCAGAAAGAACGGAACTTATTCATGACAACTAGTAAGCAACTTAATATTTTGATCAAGAATAAACTTCATGATGCATCATCACAGAAAAAGGAGGTCAATCAATTTGCCCTTGTAATCATGTTCCTACAATTGTCCAATGTGCAGCAACACAGATTAACAAGATCACACACCTCCAATTTGCAAAAATTATGTTTATCACTTTCAACAGAAACTCAAgcgataaagaaaaaaataatgcttttgtataattttataaatGCAGAAATCCCCCTTCACATATAACACTTCactgaaaaatagaaagaacaACCAAGATAACATTGACGAAGAAAGAAACTTACGACATAATATATTGCGAAGTTGTCTTTATCCTCCATGTAACTAGACTTCAAGTTGAACCGGATCATATAAATAACCCAGAGGGTCGTCACCAGGGTAGCTAAATCTAGCAGGGTGTGTATATCATATTCCATAACAACACTACAATATAATCTCACAGCTAAAAACATAGCTGTTAATTCCTGCGATTTGAGTGATAGCCCTGCAAACAATTCCATTATTTTCCAATCAAACTTCCACGAGTTTCATAGCGGAAAACATATTCAACAGGTTGGTAAAACAAGGAACAGAAACACTAGTCTAGTTCCTCATTTCTGAACTGATagaattatgaaattattttgaaacaaTTATATGACCAACCAACAAAACCCAGATTTTTTTTCACGAAAATAAATCCAGCCCagattttttttggttaagcAACAAAACCTAGATTTTCCCTCCATTGATAACAATTTTCTCACAAACCAAACATACCCAATACAGGAAACCTTGCATGCAAAATTccacaaatataaaaaataataataataataatcccCCATTCCCCACAACAGAAAAGCAAGTACCAAAGTCGaatcagcaaaaaaaaaaaaaaaacaacaaatcaaTTGCATCAACAATCcttaaaatcccaaattttccacccatttaaataaaaattaaaaaaattaaaaaaaaaaacctagaaagCTCGAAACTTTACCAGCGCAAGTCTTCTCCTTCATGAGCTTGTATATAAGTACGGAGATTCCAATCGAGTGCACAGCCTCAGCTGCAACAAAGAGATTGTCGTGATCGTGGACGATGAATCGGAGCAGAACCAGCGCCGCCATGCCCGAAACGACGGCCAGAAAGGCCTGAACTTTGGACGGCTGGCGTCGCGCCCATGTCCATACGGTGTGGATCGGCCTCTTCGGAGCCCTCATgaggttttatttttgttcttgcttttgtttttcttttcccccttttgtaattttctcGGCCCCTTGATTTTCCCGGAAAGTTTGATGTGGAGGACAGAAAGTGAGGTAAAACTAATTAATGCGTGTTGTTGTGGTGCGGAAACAGGATCCCTCACAAGTTAGAGAGCGAGAGATTTTTGCATTGCTTAATTGCACCGTTTTGCAATGGGAAAGGAGAGACCATTTTTGTTCCGGTATTAATAAAAGAACATGTACGACATGTTTTACATGTCGTTTTAGTTGAATGTCAATGTGGCATGTGGtcagtggattggatgacaagGCACTGTCTTGAGAGAAAAACCTTGACGCTCGGTTGCTTTAGCAGACAGAACCGTAACGTaatcaaaatatgaaattaattacttaaattaaaaggaatcattatttttctttctaattatcaAAAtattggagtgcaaaatgatattttttaagTGTCAATAACAGTTCCCAAATTAAATTATACGATATccaaccacttagtactacggtgtagaagtattcctcttcacttgtaagtgagaggtcttagatttgattctcgctaaagtcgaatttgaatcatattattgctagctcattgtgaagcTAAGTCCACCCCTTAGTATcgacaatttgttttctttttttaacaaacgatattatatatactaaggGGGTGGCgaagtgggctaagcctcacattGGGCTAGCCAtgataatgtggttcaaatacGTCATTGGCGAAAAtagaacctaagacctctcacctacaagtgaaaaaaaataccacTAAACTATAATACCAAGTGACAATAAGAAGAAATCTATCAAAAATGTATATTGTacaatatttatatttgataacATAACAAGAGGTAGGGGTGGGAAATTTTTTCCATAAACCAATTTACCAACCGAACCATACTGGTCGGTTCATAATGGTATGGTATAGTTTTGGCATTTTTTCATAATCGGTTGGCATTATTCCGAACTGATAATTAATGGTATAACTTTGGTATTGGATTATGTATACTGAAAGTATGCCATAGctgccaatatatatatatattattttatttttttttatttttttatttttttgggaaactattattaggactctaaaaatctcattctacactcctcacaaatgcatttttctttctaattatagaaagtttggagtgccaaatgagatttttggagtgctaataacaatttccttttttttttttttctatttacttCTTATTCtaatcatacttttttttttatgtaacattttaattgaattgaattgattgATGAaagatttcacatgcattggTTACTGCTACTTCAGTGATGTTGCTTTATAAAAACAACAAGTTATTTGTTTTGCGATTATAATAAGGGAATCTTATAACCAGAACCatacttttgagttttgagttttttgtttatgcattagttgctacaattgaatttaaacaatCATGTTAGTTAAGCTTTTGAGTTTGTGAACTTATAACTATTTGAATTATGTTTGTTGATATTGTTGTTGGCTTATTAAGTTTcgatttgattttcattttaatttgttaagtCATGATTATGTTGGCTTACAATTGAAAAATTGAAGCAGcaacttctttttctcttttctagTTTGTTGTGTACGGATCAGTGCATAGTCTTGAGTTGTTGTTTTTGCAGCTTATTTGCAAATCATCGGTTGTGCCATTTACCAATAGAACCAACCAATAATTTTGGCTGAACCGATTTTTGGCAACCGCAAGAAGACGGTTGCCTAACGGTAACTAATTTTTGGTAATTATTTATATGTGGCTAGTAGGTGGCACCAAAAATTTGACACAATTTGCCAATCGAACCCAgccctaagaccatctccaatggttgggctaaaagccaaactttttagcccagaaacaacttttctgctccaaccgttataacctaaaattttagcccgggattattaaataatgaacttatgctattttttttgttaaattaatttttttaaaaaataaataaatatgtagactatcgtaaattaattttatgaacattttaatctaagaGCAAGCCAAGCGTTGGGttttgctcgggggacaggGGAGAAACCAAGGGCCCAAGGGCCAGGGGATTAGGTCCAGCGTAGCCCAGCCCGATGGAAGGGGGAGGCCTGAGCTCCTGGCCCGTGGGGGATTGCCAGCCCTAGAGCCCGAGGTGGGGGTGACGTAaggctgacgccagggtggcgtcagcgcaatatttaaatttttttgtgtcaggcgcgtgcaccccacccgcgcgCGTGGGGGCGAGTCGCCGAcacaaaaatcagaagaaaaaaaattctgtcagttaccgttgggaagccacgtggcgtcccacggtgcgttagatctcaacggtcacTTTATTTAGACCGTTcaatctcaacggtaaaaaaaaaaaaaaaaaggtcagatttaatatccaccgttcgatctgagatcaacggtggatattaaaatgctttataaataaaaaaataaaagaaaaaatagttttaaaaatctgaaaagttaccgttgtgacacgtggcacaatctggagtgttggaattcaaatttttttatatccaacggcagagattaattaattgaataaaaatttaaaaaaaattgtaaaaaattcaaaaaaattcaaaaaaaaatctgaaaaaaaattgtaaaaaaaattgtttttacttttctataaataccttctcattatcatctaccttacacaacaatttcatattttctcaactactttcaatcacattcctttttttgtctcaaagtttgaatccttttttttcaacaaaatgaccactggtgcaggtacgaattggttgcttattgaagatgttgcgttgtgtgcTAGCTGgattgaagttactcatagttcgcttacggctaatgagatgcagttgggagaaatgtggagtcttattcataccaattttcttgagaaaattggtgggaaaagaaccaaagaatcgatgtccagtcgttggaaattacttagccaatcgtttaatacgtggagagacgccttggcacaagctagtagtaatattcgaagtggggaaaattactcggatcaagtaacaatatattatttatttcatacccaaatttacattataattatttgtttgtattatttatttgttacctacataatttattatttattgtttgtattatttaataatatttcggataatgacacgtggcgcagcgataacgattaaaaatcttatccgatattacaattaaaattattttgtattattttataaataaataaaatactaatattttattgcctattgccagggctattgaagtgtaacggtggagatgcaaattctattgccagggctacttactgttcattaagggcagttactgttcattaggtggattgaatagtgtattgccaggggggagggctccaacgctggagttgctctaaaaaaaaataaaattccgataaatattgggtgtaGTCCACTCcaatttctgggctaaattttggggggaatttggcattggtttattgcctattgccagggctattgaagtgtaacggtggagatgcaaatgctattgacagggctatttactgttcattaagggcagttactgttcattaggtggattgaatagtacattgcctggggggagggctccagtgctggagttgctcttagcatttagcatttagcccaaaatttccccttgggttggagtgggtttggggagAAATTTTGAGGGGTAATTTGACTTTGAGCCCTAGAGTTGGTCTAACAAGAGGAAGGAAAGAGTTAAAATCTCTAAACGACAAAAATTTATTTAGCTCAGCGGTGAGCATGAGTATGGTGATCGTAGAAGTAGACTAGAGATGCAAGATTCGAAACCCTCATTTGTaaccaaataaagaaaaaaaattgtatttgatTATAAACCAATCCAATCAAAACTTAAATTTGCTAAGCTATGTCCTTTTTAAATCTCTAAGTTGACAACAGGAATTACCAAATAAGGAACAAACATATGTGATACACCAATCACAATATGCCACCTTGACATTGTGATGTTGTTCATCCATTACGTTCAATATTGCACTTGGTGGACCAAATTCCTAGTTCCCCTTGTGATCAGACTTGAAATGGAAAATAACAACTCCAAACTCAAAAGCAGGCAGCAACATGATCCACTCAACAGTTCTTCCGTGGCCAAAAGTGCTTATGTGGCTCAAGTCTTTGTCAGGGAAAAGTCCATGGCATCAAATCGCACCTCTACAAGGCAGTAATGACATAATATGGAATCCATCACAATCAGACACGGATGGAGAAAAAACCTacgaccaaaaaaataaaaaaataaaaaaaataaacccaaAGGTTTTGCACTAGGGAAAGGACATTCTCCAAGCATACTACTACGAACAAGTaacttatttaaaattaaagaagTAAGAAGGTACTACTTCATCAAATTCTTGGTCCCCCATCAACGCCCCTAACCCCTAAACCAAACCCTTGTGCCAATTAGGTCATAGGTTGACCACGATTGAATTAGCAAGTCCATGAATTTGATCTCCTCATTACCGGTTTCGTCTGTTTGTCATCCTCGAGCGCTGTCATACCCAAATGAGATGGATTTTCCAACATCATCTTAGCGACCAAGTATCCTGCAACTAATCAGGTAACGACCAAGAAAACGCGAAGCCAAGATTTTTTTCATGGGTGGGCTGGCTAAAATAATTACTATAaagtaacataatttttttgttcctaCATAAAATTATATAGTGATACATGAATATAATACTCTAAAATCTGAAATAATAATCCAAACTAACATAACAGGTAatacaatttcatttttttactttaaaaatcttCATTAATTACATATTAAATTATCATTTTTAATAGTACTGGGTGGACTATATAAAAGTATAATAGGTTAAAGTAGGTTAATACATAGACTATTGGCAAGAGTTTAAACTAAAGCTTCCTTGCTACAGCCCACCTTAGTCGTGGGTGTAGCTCCGCCCATCGATCACAGTACTCAGGCCAGATGTCTTTCAGCAATCTGCTCTCGGCAAGTTCAATGGCACGTCTAGCAATCAGGCTGCCCGGTCTTGATGGATGCAGCAGTGAAGCCATAAGAGCAATGTACAGACCACAACGACAACATGTTACTTGgccagaaaacaaaaatggcaCCAAATATAACTTATCATTACCGCATCATTTAATTATCAGGGTAAGCACTAAGAAGTATAGGCAGGTGTGTCTGTGTCACAGTAATCACCctttaaaaacagaaaaaatacTACCTTTTTTATCTCAGTCTATCGCTAATAACTCATGATCAAGGGAGTGGAAGGAGGATGGGGAGGAGAGGAGgcgtttttcttttttttaccaCTCCATTGTTATTTGACATATTGGTCGGGATGGTTCGGATAAACAGTCAGCATTTACGTTATGAGTTTGTGCAGAGGAGAATATAGTGTGAAAGCATACCTGGCCAAGAGCCTCCGTTGTGGTAGTTCCATCTAGTATTTTTGGAAACGCAGCCTGTTACAATCTTCCGTTCATGATTTTCTATTGCTGGATAACAAACCTTTAGTGGCATTACTCCTGCCAATTCCTCCCATCGTGATTCTATGAGATCCATTATTGCCATGGATTCTTCAGGGGTTGCCAAGGATGAAAGAATCGCTAAATAATTACCCAAGCAAAACCAACGGAAATCCATTCTGGCAGGACTGCTATTCCTAATAAAGCAACCACCACGAGTTGGCATAAAATCAAAGACCCAGTCGGCCCAGTCCGGAAGAGAAACTGGTATCACATTGAACTTGTTGACTGCTGTATATGAGTACTCTTCAGTTTTATATCGATATATGtcaggccaaaaaaaaaaaaaaaaaaaaaaaaaacaaaaaagagaagaaaacaaaaacctaaaaaaGTGAAAGATAATAAAAAAGTTTGTGATCTCAACTCAATGACTGAGCGAGCCTACCGTTCATTGATATTTATAATAGTACAAAGCTAAAAGTAATCCGTGTAGGACAGAACTAATGTCCAAGTGATCTCCAGCAACACCAGTCGTCAAAAAAGACTAGGCCTCTGACCATCATCACTCTCATTTGCTTCCAACTGATCATAACTTGATTCACTGGCTAATGACTCGTCATCACTTTCATTTGCTTTGTTCTCGTAACTTGATCCACAAGCTTCCAAATTTTCATCCTGTCTTGTTTCTTCTGGTATTTTTGGTTCCCCTGATACGAAGACATGATCAACTTTGAATTTCTCAGCATCTTCAACATAAAACGGGCATATACCACACTTTTCCACCTTCGCACCGGGAGTGTGTTGTTCGTAAAACTTTGGCAGGTAGAACTCAACAGAGGCCTCATTGGCAAGTTTGTAAACATCAGGGGAGCATTTTTTTGctacctcttcacttataaaggCCTTATTCCACACATACACGTGATGTCGGTCGTAACAGTAGCCATTCAATCTCCGAATTGGGATGTAGAATAAAGAAGTGAACAGTTCATGGCTTTCACCCAGTAATTTAACATTGAAACTAGCTCTTACCCTTAAGTCTCCCTGGCAGTTGGAAACACAAGAAACAACGACAGAGAGAGCGAAACCTGATAAACCTGTTCGAAACCAATCTGGAGGAAGCTTGATATGAACTGAAGATCCCTCACTTTGATAGCCGAAGCTGAACCAATTTGGAATTTCTTTTCCAGGACATACAATGCTAACACAAGGGTTCCCATAAGGGTTCTTTAATGGCTCAGTTGCCACTCGCATAATTCTAATATGTGCTTCATCCATTATGTTGCTCCTTGCATTATGATCCAATTTTCGGCAATCAGAAAAATCGAGTTTCCCAAAAGAGTCGTATTTATCCCAACCTTGTATGAGTGCTGTCCATGAACTTGACACTGTACTCAGCGACGTGCATCCATGTGCTTCAAGGTCACATACCACTGGGAGCTCTGGTAATGATTGAAGCCGCTTGCACCCAATTACGCTTAGTCTATGCAACCGAGAAGCTTGTCTGATGCCTGCAGGTATGCTCCTGATCCTGGTTTCACTCAAAATTAAATCTTGCAATGAGATTGAGCCAACGAGACCATCAGGGATTTCTAATATGCGGGTGCGACGGAGGTCAAGAACTTCCAAAGAGAGCAAACCAACAGAACCGGATGGCAACTCTTTGAGTCCTCGACAGTCACGAAAACTGAGAGTTTTAAGGTTGGTTAAACTGTAGATGCTTCTTGGGACAACGTTAAGGTTCTTGCACATATCAAGATCTAATGTTTCAAGCCCAATCAGACTTCCAATAGACGAAGGAAGTTTTTCGAGCGCTGTCTCTTTCAAACTAAGAAAGTTCAGATGTTCCATTGGCTCCAAGACTGGAGGGAATTCGTAAAAAGCAGAGCAACCAGTGAGATCAAGTCTCTCAAGAGATTTCAAGTTACAAATGCTCCTCGGGATACTTGAAAGCCTTTTGCAGTCTCTTAGTTGAATGTTTTTGAGAGCAGGGAGAAATTCGATTGATGAGTGTAGCTCTAGAACAGCTGTTCGACTTAAACAAAGATATTCCAAATATTCCATCGGCTCTAAGATCTCTGGGAAGTTTTCAAGTTTAGAGCAGCTAGAGAGATCGAGTTCCCTGAGatatttcaacttacaaatgtTGGTTGGGAGACTCACAAGGCTCTTGCAACCAACCAATGATAATTTACTTATATCCCTGGGAAGCTCAGAAACCTGGCCAAGAGATGTGCAGCCCTGTAGATCAAAACAACCAGAGACTTTCAGCTTACACCTGTTGCTTGGAAGTTTCTTGAGGTCTCTACAATCTGTTATATCCATGTAAGAAATTTTTTCGTGAGACCAAACTGATTCAGGCAATTCCTGTATACCACTACGATATAAATCTAAGATTTCAATATTCTCTGGCATCTCTGGAAGATACTTAAGACTTGTGCATCTTGCAAGATCAAGATGAGTAAGTTTGTGGAGACGTTGAAAGCACCAGGGAATTTCAACCAAACTTTCACAGCCACAAAGATTTATGTCCACAATTTTTAGACTCCAAGAGAGATTCGGAACTTCTGTTAGATATTTAGAGTATTTTAGATTGATCACTTCTAAGTTCACAAGTCTCTGtaaaaaaagtaaagaaaactaCAGAGAATTAATAAGCAAGACTTCCTACACTGCATTCTttacaagaacaaaaataagtATATTTATACCTGGGGTTCATTCCAAAGCTCCTCCTTAACTTGGCTTTCAGGCATATGAAGCTCAACTAGATTTTCAGGAGAAAAATTTAACGGCAAAGATTTCAAAGGATATC
This region includes:
- the LOC137728971 gene encoding uncharacterized protein — translated: MRAPKRPIHTVWTWARRQPSKVQAFLAVVSGMAALVLLRFIVHDHDNLFVAAEAVHSIGISVLIYKLMKEKTCAGLSLKSQELTAMFLAVRLYCSVVMEYDIHTLLDLATLVTTLWVIYMIRFNLKSSYMEDKDNFAIYYVVVPCALLALFIHPSTSHHLLNRISWAFCVYLEAVSVLPQLRVMQNTKIVEPFTAHYVFALGVARFLSCAHWVLQVLDTRGHLLVALGYGLWPSMVLISEIVQTFILADFCYYYIKSVFGGQLVLRLPSGVV
- the LOC137729117 gene encoding disease resistance-like protein DSC1: MECIMTLLSMCRRSLTFTSSSSSATAADADAGGDVDISPHREKYDVFISFRGEDTRLGITSHLHEALLRKKIETYIDYWLVRGEEIGPSLRKAIEKSKISVIIFSQNYASSTWCLDELVHILRCKEAYGQLVIPVFYDISPSDVQKQQGSYAVAFAQLEKRFKNSIDKVHKWRAALTTIANLSGFDNSNKTGTEADLVKKVVDDIWNKLIRESSCDLKGLVGIERRIEQIESLLCIHSPDACITVGIWGMGGIGKTTLSETVFHRLSSKFEASCFLRNVRENSEQTDGLYRLQNKLLKEILKEEGLSIGSTFVRESLSRTKVLIVLDDVSDSMQIEHLAGIRLQYGTGSRIIITSRDRSTLRQTVEEDKIYKVEGLKPDDALQLFCSRAFKNNSTRRTDYKELAEKAVDYVGGIPLALVLLGSSFLNCKSKEEWEDELNKLKQFPNENIQRVLRLSYDGLGRNEKEIFLDIACFHKGKHVDYVKKMLAIRGFFAGAGIRVLVDMSLISIHSTKKTIEMHDLLQEIGSTIVHEQCIEDPAKRNRLFNDVDIYHLLKSNTGTPIVQAILVNWFKIEEQTLKRANFKVMSNLMMLIVVNSEKFGTYWKLTTSLDLPNCLRYLYWRGYPLKSLPLNFSPENLVELHMPESQVKEELWNEPQRLVNLEVINLKYSKYLTEVPNLSWSLKIVDINLCGCESLVEIPWCFQRLHKLTHLDLARCTSLKYLPEMPENIEILDLYRSGIQELPESVWSHEKISYMDITDCRDLKKLPSNRCKLKVSGCFDLQGCTSLGQVSELPRDISKLSLVGCKSLVSLPTNICKLKYLRELDLSSCSKLENFPEILEPMEYLEYLCLSRTAVLELHSSIEFLPALKNIQLRDCKRLSSIPRSICNLKSLERLDLTGCSAFYEFPPVLEPMEHLNFLSLKETALEKLPSSIGSLIGLETLDLDMCKNLNVVPRSIYSLTNLKTLSFRDCRGLKELPSGSVGLLSLEVLDLRRTRILEIPDGLVGSISLQDLILSETRIRSIPAGIRQASRLHRLSVIGCKRLQSLPELPVVCDLEAHGCTSLSTVSSSWTALIQGWDKYDSFGKLDFSDCRKLDHNARSNIMDEAHIRIMRVATEPLKNPYGNPCVSIVCPGKEIPNWFSFGYQSEGSSVHIKLPPDWFRTGLSGFALSVVVSCVSNCQGDLRVRASFNVKLLGESHELFTSLFYIPIRRLNGYCYDRHHVYVWNKAFISEEVAKKCSPDVYKLANEASVEFYLPKFYEQHTPGAKVEKCGICPFYVEDAEKFKVDHVFVSGEPKIPEETRQDENLEACGSSYENKANESDDESLASESSYDQLEANESDDGQRPSLF